A segment of the Carassius carassius chromosome 21, fCarCar2.1, whole genome shotgun sequence genome:
TATTGAGTTAAGAAGCTTAGCCTCCTTAATACTAAAACCCTCCTCATAATTTAGTCTATTTACATTTGTTACTCACTTTCCCAAAGAGAAACATATTCAACAGCCATTTCCCTTCTATAATTCTTCTATTTCTGTTTCACTTTAATACAAAGAACTGAGCTGAAAGACGTTAAAATAGACAGTTTAAATGGTTGAAACAAAAACATAGATGCCCGTGGATCTTGACATTCATCTGTGGCCCTTTGTCAGTCTGTTTCTAGtgttgtaaatatttttacattttgtacaaCTGTTCATGAATGTTTTGAGAAAACATGAATCTATCTGATATTTAAGATGctgctgtacattttttttttacatttttgagaagCGAGTTTTGTGTAAAAGAAAAAGTTTTATATCtgttcttatttgttttttttaaatgttgtcactcttttttttgtatgatttgtaaaataaaatgttccacTAAAATGTTACTATCTCATGTGATAGCCTTTCAGTTATTTACTCCGTCATCATCTGCTTCAAATATAACAAGTGTATGGTTTGGTTGCATGTACAGTGGGAGAAAAAGTATATGCTATATGATACATAGTACAACAGGAATTGCACTGTATGCTTTTCTTTATTTACTCTCTGTATGTCCACATAATAGCGGATTCAGGTCAACCTAAAGTTAAGTGTGAAAGCCTTCAGGTGTCTTAGTTACACCTCCTGGGAATCACTTTGCAGTCATACGCATGACGTGCTTGACCATGTTCCCGATGCCATCAAAGATGTAATGGTAGTGATAGTCAGTCTCCCACATGAAGGTTGGAGTGCTGATCACCTTGTTTTTCTCGTCCACATAGGCCTCCTGAGATGGGCAGTTAAGGgtaaaaatcatgttttcataTTGTTATCATCTAGTTGACATATGCTTAAAGATGCAGTGGCTTGCATAATTTAAAGGCACGTACACTTTATggtgttttacacttaaaaactGTATAATACGTTAGACAGATAcgttaaaaatgaaagtgaaaggatATGTAAGGTTCACGGCTGTTGTGACGGGCCCCCATGCTCTTGACTGCCTGCACCATGTTGGTGTTGGGCCAGCGGCCCCAGCGGCTGCTCTCATCACGTTCGTAACCCATTGTGACTTCCAGATTGGGCAGCACTCGGCACGCCAGGAGAGGAGCCATACTGGACAGACTAGAGAGCAGGATTGCAGTCAGTTGAAACTTAACTGAAACCGATGAAAAGTAGCTGTATGTAGTTTGTATTTTTGCAACTATGGAGCCCCCTATAGTTAAGTGAGTGAATTCACTGTCATAAATAAAGTGGATAGCTGTGCACTTGCATTTGTTGCTGCTATAAAGTGATCAGCTCTTTTTGCAGTATTTTGTACCTGCTCACCAAACTTAGTCCAAAATCATTCGCCTCAAAATCAAGACACCATTCGCCTCTATAAAGGTCAGTGTACCATTAGAATGACTTTGAAAGTGatatttaaatacagaatttGTCATTACtagaatatttcagaataatttgaattaaaaaaaatgtaggtgAAGCAATAAAAATCTTACCCTTTATACCCAACAGTTATTGATCAGTGTTACTATAATTTGATTAGTGACCTAAAACCAGTGCAGAATTTTAAATAGCTGTCATTCACCCATctttttgtagtataaataaggATTAAATTCAGATTTTAAATTCACAGTGTTAATATTTTAGAGTCATATACCCAATGGGCTTGCGAGCGCGGTGGAAGTCCTTCATAATTCTTTCCACATCATTATTCAGCTTGCAGTCTTTGCCGTCTTTGCTGAAGGTGGACCTGCTCATGAAATATGAAAGTCACCAGAAATGCATGTTGACATGTATTTTTTAACATGACTTAAGtaatgaagatatatatataaaaaaactaattctgctCAAATCAACCCAACACTTCTCAGTTTTAATCTAGAGTTTGTAAAGGTGCTAAAGTGTAACTGGGCTATCAGAAACCGGATTGGGCTCAGACGTGGATTAGTCTCATCCATCACCTTTATTCCCACTTAGCCTTAACCAATTGTTTGCTAATAGTGACATATGATAAGAGGATTTTCACTCCAGGAATAAGGATAGATCTGGGGTGACTGATAGTGAAAAGGCCAATCTGCACATAATCATCAAAGGTTCATCAAAGTTTAAGTACTGCATACGGACTCCACATTGATTCTCGTTGGTTTATGCGGTTATCTGGCCTCTCAGGATAATGCACTATTTTTGGAACCTATTTACATTGATTTCTTTtcaataacatttatatttgcaTTAGCATTCATCAGCTAAAAgactgtctctctcacaggttCTTGACTATTCCGTGGCCTCCAGGGAAGATGACAGCGTCAAAGCTGCTGACGTCCAGTTTGGACAGATCGTTCATCTGCATCATGCCCTGACCGTGGCTGAATCGCGCTGACTCCATCatcatgttcctggagagaaaacAGTTTGTTATCAGATGGTCAATGGTACGTTATCACTACAATCCTGTATTCCTTGCCGCACATCCGAAAATCAATGACATTCccataaaacatgttttcatggtacttttttgttatatttccAGATAAACGCAGAATTGTTATATGAAAGGTTGTGTAGTtagtaaatgtaatgttaaatttaattttaatgtctaCCTGTTGTCACTTGATGATGGCTGCATCTTCATGTGGTCCATGACGTGCATTTGCTGCTGGTTTGGGGCAAAGATCTGGAAACGCGCTCCATTACGGCTCAAATGGTACATGGTGCTTCAAAGAGACacagcattatttattaattttattttataggatacttgattctgattgatcACTTAGCTGTCGAAATATTTTTAAGCTCAGGTGCTGAACTAAACCAGGTAACCTAGATATCATCATTACAGTTCAaatcagtatttatttaattattaggcAAGTAGTCTTGTAATAAGGATCATGTGAAGTCATCCAGTCATTATGTCTAAATAAACCCTTGATGAACCCATCAGAGTTTATTCTGTGATAACGACCAAGTGACTGTACATTATCCTTTATATTATCCAAACAGATCCATACGTTATAAAAATATAAGAGCACTCCAATATTGACAGGCTCATGTTTTGAGTGATGCTACTGCAAGAGCCCTTCTGctgcactgcaaaaaatatttgtattaagtattttttacaattattacaatccaaaagaaaaaatatctcAGAGCTCAGATTTTCTTGATTTAGTCAGAAATGCAACAAAACTACAAAATGTCTTGACACAACTAACTTCTAaagtaaatgtgcattttttcAGTAGTCAATGCACTGgactaaaatgaacattttcaacTAACATTTAACAAAGGTTAATGAATACTGTTGAAATATATCGGTCATGAGACCAAATGAGAccttattgcaaagtgttaccaTAAATTGAGCTTGTTTTAAGGATCCttctattttttttactaataaacgACCAAAATAATGATAGAGGGAATGATATTTTGAAGTGCACCCTGCTGTATACTTACTACGCAGCCTCATGGATGTCAGTTCCATCCCACCAACCACAGCCCGAGAAAACCTTCAAAAGCAGATCCAGTTACTAATTCAGAACCAAACAGAGACTATATCTTACAGCGAAGAAGAAAGTCAAGACTGAATGTTTCCATTGTTTTTAACCTGCCAGTTTGTGTTTGCGTAGCATCTGATGTTCTTACCACAGCGATGTTGGTGTTGCCCCAGTTGCCCCAATCTCCCCCATGATGCATCAGGCAGGCGGGTTGGCGCACCAGCATGGCTGCGGCCTGCTTGGCGAGGTGTGCCCTTGATGCCAACATGATCACACTGCTGAGTTTACAACACAGAGATCAACCGCTAGAGAGTGTGCAGACTGAACGTGTCCGATCCTGCAGCAGAGGAAGCCCTGCTTTTTTATACTAATGTTGGTTGTGAGACGTCACTCTGTAAGCTACGGTTCTGAGAAGATAAGATACTTTGTCTGAACAACCCTTTCCCTTTCTTCATTGCTTATCTGATAATACCTTCCTCAATTATATTATCTTATTAAGTAATTTGGTCAACACCCGGCCGTTGATGCTTTGCTGTGGCTGTTTACCTCCATTTACCTCTTTAAACTGTCTGACCCGTTTAATTGCTTGATTTAATTTTGATAAACTGTGTAGCTGCCTAAACTCTTgaacatatataattataataaactaaaactaaaatatacatttataaattatataatatacatatgtgaccctggagcacaaaaccaagtcgctggggtatatttttagcaatagccaaagaaacattgtataggtcaaaattatcaatttttccttaatgtcaaaaatcattaggatattaagtaaaagatcatgttccatgaagatatta
Coding sequences within it:
- the LOC132098095 gene encoding ES1 protein, mitochondrial; the protein is MLASRAHLAKQAAAMLVRQPACLMHHGGDWGNWGNTNIAVVFSGCGWWDGTDIHEAAYTMYHLSRNGARFQIFAPNQQQMHVMDHMKMQPSSSDNRNMMMESARFSHGQGMMQMNDLSKLDVSSFDAVIFPGGHGIVKNLSTFSKDGKDCKLNNDVERIMKDFHRARKPIGLSSMAPLLACRVLPNLEVTMGYERDESSRWGRWPNTNMVQAVKSMGARHNSREPYEAYVDEKNKVISTPTFMWETDYHYHYIFDGIGNMVKHVMRMTAK